Genomic segment of Paucidesulfovibrio longus DSM 6739:
CGGTGAGGGCCTCGGTGCCGTCGAACACGAGCTGGCCGCCCGAAGGCAGCGTGACCTCGCGGGAGTATATTTCCTCGATCTGGCGGTGCAGGTTGAAGCGCTCCCAGAGGGTCTTGTCCGGGTCGGTGTGCAGCTTGAGGATCATGGACGTGCGCGGGAAGGCGAGGCGCATGAACTCCTTGATGCTGTCCTCCACTTCCTTGTCGTCCACCCAGACCTCGCTCATCTCCGTGGAAAGATAGTCGCGCACGGCGCGGGTGGCCAGTTCCAGCTCCTGATAGATCAGGGCCGGAGTCTTGGCGCTCTGGCCGCGCTTGCGGATTTCGGCCCAGAGGCGGCTGAGATATTTGTAGTCGCGGGTCAGATCCTGCTTGGTGCGGCCCACGCCCGCGGTGCGCACGATGAGGCCCACGCCCTCGTCGGGCTGGATCTGCTCGATGATCTGCTTGAGGCGGTCGCGCTCTTTCTCGTCCTCGATCTTGCGGGAAACCCCGACTTGGCCCCGGCCGATGGTGTAGACGAAGAAGCGGCCCGGCAGGGAAAGATAGGAGGAGAGAAACGCGCCCTTCTTGCCCGTGGGCTCCTTGACGACCTGGACCAGCATTTCCTGGCCGGGGCGCAGCACGTTCTGGATGGGCGGGTATTTCTGGCCCTTCTGGAGCTTGTAGCCGCCCTGGTAGTATTCGGGGTGGACCTCGTCGATCTGCAGGAAGCCGTTGCGCTCGGCTCCGTAGTTGATGAAGGCGGCCTGGAGGCCCACGTCGATGTTGTGGATGTAGCCTTTGTAGATGTT
This window contains:
- a CDS encoding Rne/Rng family ribonuclease, with the protein product MVSKRQKMFISTLPGEQVEVVIAEEGKVSEYYVEMVHMAKTKGNIYKGYIHNIDVGLQAAFINYGAERNGFLQIDEVHPEYYQGGYKLQKGQKYPPIQNVLRPGQEMLVQVVKEPTGKKGAFLSSYLSLPGRFFVYTIGRGQVGVSRKIEDEKERDRLKQIIEQIQPDEGVGLIVRTAGVGRTKQDLTRDYKYLSRLWAEIRKRGQSAKTPALIYQELELATRAVRDYLSTEMSEVWVDDKEVEDSIKEFMRLAFPRTSMILKLHTDPDKTLWERFNLHRQIEEIYSREVTLPSGGQLVFDGTEALTAVDINSGKISGERNFQKMVLKTNMEAAEEIAKQLKLRDIGGQVVIDFIEMKSPKDCREVEKTMRQAMKSDRARTVVSRISEFGLMELVRQRMGSSALAVTTEPCPCCGGTGVRRNMEWQSLQVIKDVFRQIRRPGHQNPLPMPLDEELALYMLNHKREKLMELERRFETRIDIIIDRKFSA